Genomic DNA from Peptococcaceae bacterium:
CATTTGACCCGATAGCATTGTAAATTGGTTAATCTTTTTTATGCAACGCTAGTGACACTACATATATGATGGCTAGCGCCGGACTTAATGATATTCAGGCCATATATGGTACTGAAACGGCGCTGCGCGTGGCAACAGCAACTTTCGGAGATAACGCCGCCGCAGCTGATTTGATTGCTACTTCGTACAACAACATGGGTGATAAAACCAATGATGTCCAGAAGGAAATGTCCAAGCTTGGTGATATCATTACCAAGACCCAGCAGATGTTTCAAATAGCCAATTTAGGGCAGCTATCAGAAGGATTAAAATATGGGATGCCCGCTGCCATCCAGGCTAGGATGGAATTTGCCGAATTGAACACGATAATTGGTCATCTCAATAATGCAGGTTTAAAAGGCGGCATGGCCGGTACCGCATTTGCGGCTTCCATGCGCCAGATGAACAAGGCATCAAGAGAATTGGGATTTACGATTGCCAGGAACGCCTCCGGAGGTACTGACTTTATCGGCACCCTGGAGAACATCCGGAAGAAATATGGAGACCTTTCCAGGGCTTCGCCCCAGGTGCAGATGAAATTCCAGCAAGCCTTCGGGGATGAAGGGCTGCGGGCTATCATCCTTTTGAACAAGCAAACCGGTCAAATGAAGAAGAATCTGGATGCGGTCCGTAATTCTGCCGGTGCTGCAGCTGAGGCTCAGGGAAGGATTGAGGCTACAGAACTGGCTGAATATCTAATCACTTTAAACAACCTTCAGTCTTTGCGCCGGGAAGTTGGCATGATGCTCATGCCGACTATCAAAGAGTTAATTCCGGAAGTCAGATCCCTTATACAAAGTTTTTCCGGATTCCTTAAAACTCATCCCTATCTTGCAAAGACAGTAGTATTAATATTTGCATTAGCAGCTGGAATTCTAAGCATTGTGGCTCCAATTCTGTCAGTAGCAGCCAGTCTGATTATTATGGGTGCTTATGGCAAGATGACTTGGCTGCAGCTAGGCCGGGGGCTTAAGTGGTTAGCGAATATACCAATTAAAAAAGGGCTTATCCCAGGATTAAAATACTTATGGATGACATTTAATAAATTTGGAGTAATATCGCGAGGAGTTCTAGGGCGATTAGCAACACAAGTATTAATGTTAGTTACTAGAGTAATTCCAGCCCTATTAACCGGCATCTGGTCCGTAACTGCAGCTTTACTGGCTAACCCCATCACCTGGGTAATCATAGGAGTGGTAGCTCTGGGGGCCGCTCTCTACGCCCTGTATAGAAACTGGGATGCAGTTAAGCAAGTGGCTTCCAATGTCCTTGAGTATTTATCAGGAGCCGTGACCAATGTTCTGAGCTGGCTGAGTAACAAGGTGGCAGAGTTTAAGCAATCCGGGGCGGCCCTCCTGGGGGCTTTTGTGGACGGGCTCAAATCCATGATTGGCAAACCGGCCGAGCTTGTCCAGTCTGGGCTCGAGAAAGTCCGCAACCTCCTCCCCTTCTCGGATGCCAAGGAAGGACCCTTATCCACCCTAACCAAAAGCGGGATAGCCATGATCCAGACCTTCCAGGCCGGGGCCATCAAAGCCCTCCCCCAGCTGCAGGATATGTTGCGCCTTAACTTTGAGGAAATACCTTTTGCCCTGGCTGGGGCATCGGCCGGAGCCGGAGCTGCGAGACAGATTGTTATTCCGGAGCTGTCCGGGATATTCACCAGGAACAAGGAAAAAACAGATAGCAGCAAGGGCGGGCGGCCAATTCTGATTCAAAGGCTAATACTGCAGGTTTCTGAAAAGATTGAAGACAGAGACGCCTTTATTGAGATGCTTCGGGGGATTGCCGAGGAGGTAGATGATGAATGAGACAGGTTATTACCAACGACTTCGGACAGGTAAAAGTGGGCGGCGTCATCCTCCCCGGCAACATCCAGTCTATGGAGATTGAAGGCGGCGTCAGGACCGATGAAATGGAAGTGCCCGGCACTTCCGGAACCTCCAAACAGCCCCAGGGTTTTAAAGACGCCCTGATTAACCTCACGCTGCAGCTCCCCACGGACGATACCAGCACTTGTTATGAGAAGCTGAAGACTATTGTGGGGATCCTGCAGAAGCTGGACAAAAACGCCAAGCCGTACATTTACCAGATAGTCAATAAGCATACGGCCATCTGGAATATCAAAGAGGTTATCTTTGAGACGCTGCGTTCCACCGAGGACAACAAAAACGACACTATCACGGCAGAGCTTGCCTTCAAAGAATGGCGGCCGGTGGTGGTTAAGAGTGAGGCAAGGATCCTGACCGAGGACATCCTTGAGCCTGATGATTTCGGTGCTGAAACTGAAACGATAGAAGATTTTGTTACCAGGAAATTGGCCCAGACACCGGCCATTGACGATGATGAATAGGGTTGATCTTATGCAGTATATCTCTCCCATCTGGAATATTGATATAGGCACCTGGACGGTAACGAATATGACCAGGTTCGATGTCTTTTCGGCCAGGTTAAGCCCCACAGACAGGGCTGAGATTGAATTTACCCGAAAAGGCTTCCCTTATTCTAATATCACTAAAGGGCAAAAAATCAGCATGTGCCAGGGATACCTGGGCCGTGGGCTCTGGCGCATCTTCTCCGGAAAAGTAACGGACGTGGTACCCCAGGGGAAGGCGGTCACCGTCCTGGCTCAGGATTTAATGCAGGATTTGAAGGTTAAAATCTCCCGTGCGTTTGTCTCTCCGGTACCCCAGGATATTATCAAGTTTGGCTTGAGTGTTGCAGGTGTTACAAACTATCAGCTGTCATCACAGGTATTCCAACCGAAGCCCGGCTTTATAGCAGCCAACGAGTCCTTTGTGGGTGTTATTAAAAGGGTCAACAGCACATGGAGCATTCCGGAATGGGGCTTTTATTTCGACCCCGAGGAAAAGTTTTACTGGGGTCCATGGGAAGAATCGGACAGGTATCTGCAGTCCAAGCTTCCCGTTCTGGAATATGGTCAGAACATTTTGTCTCACAGGTTGTTGGAATCTGGTACCCAGGGTGAGTTGGAGACAATAGCTCTTCCTTTCCTGAGACACTCACACCGGGTAAAAATTATAGACCCAAGGTATTGGAACCAGCCCCAGGTTGTGCGCCTGGAAAAGGTCCACTACCACCACTCTGCTAAAGCGAGGATGAAAATAGAATGGGCACAAATCGCGAAGCAATAGAAATATTCAGGACTATCATGTTGGAAGCCTTCCCGGAGCTGAAGGGTATCCCTTACAAGGTAAAGGGTAAGGTGGTAAAGATATATGAAAACGGCCCCTACGCTGTGGACGTTCAGGTGCTGGATAAAGACGACCTCCCCAAGGAGGATATGCCTATCTTGCCAAAAGTGGAAGCTCCGGCCCTTTGGTCCGGTTCTGGAATCGGTATCTACTGCATCCCGCCGGTTGGCTCCGTTGTCCGGTTGGGCTTCTACTATAACGACCCTGGCCAGCCATATATAGACGCCGTCCTCCAGGAAGGACAGGTCGGAGATCATCCCCTGGGCCTGATGGTAATCAGCGCTTCAACCGAGGTTAAGATTATCGCCCCGACTACGACAGTCCAAGGCAACTTGGTTGTCACCGGCACCATCAACGGGGTGTAAGGAGGCAGGTGTATGAGCAACGAGCAGCTTGGAACAGACATTTCCCTGGTTGACATGGATTTTGTAGTCAAAGCTGATGGTGATATTGACATGGTCAGTGGCCGGGAGTGTCTGGCCCAGGATTTAAAACATATGGTTCTCTCGGACGCTGGCATCCAGCAGTACCTTAAGGATGAAGCGACAGAAATTAACAAACTGGACTTCCAGCAGGCTATTGTTATGCTTCTGGAGACGGATCCGCGGGTGGTACCCGGTACCGCAGCCTGTGAAGTATCTACCTGGGAACGGGACAACATACAGGCTACGGCTAGTTTTCAGCCAATAGATGATGGTAACCCCATGAACCTAGTGCTGGGATATGATTTGACAGGCTTTACAGTGGAGGTGTTGACCGGTGGTTGATTGGAAAGCCATACTGGGCTGGAAAGATAAAACCACTTTGGAGGCGGAAGTCTATGAAAGTTACCGCCAAAGTGGTGGAAAAGTTACAAACTTCAATGCTTACGGAGTATTCAGACGCTTAGTAGGAGCCTGCCTCCAGGGTGTGGCTGACCTTTGGAATCTTCTTCTTATTGTGATTCCTCAGGGCTTTGCTTCCACAGCATCCGGAACCTGGCTGGATAGAAAATGCGCCGACGTGGGCATAACCAGGTTTGCGGCAGTCAAAACCCAAGGCAATCTTATCTTTGGCAGGAACAGCACTACCGGGAACGTGCGGATCCAGCCGGGGGTTATGATCAAGACCGAAGTTCTGCCGGATGGCAAGGAACTAAGATATATTGCTACTAACACCGAGTCAATCATTCTGCCGGATGGCAACGCTGAAATATCGGTGCCGGTGATTGCCGAATATGCCGGGTCAGCCTATAACGTGGGGGCCGGGAAGATTACTCAACTTGTTACGTACGTAAGCGGGATTGATTATGTAACAAATAACGCTGACTGGATTACTCAGGAGGGCACCGATGAGGAAACGGACGAAGCCCTCCGGGAAAGGTACCAGCTCAAATGGGAGGAGCTTTCCGAAGGTGGAACAGATGCCGCTTATATCTCCTGGGCTCGCAGTATTGCCGGGGTTCGTGACGTTTCCGTGGATTCTGACCATCCTAGAGGGCAGGGTACGGTAGATGTAACAATCGCCTCAGAATCAGGAGCACCTACCCAGAATCTAATAGACCAGGTTCAAGCCTATATAGACACGAAAAAACCGAATGTCGCAAATGTTTTGGTAAAAGGATCTAATCAGGTTCCTGTGAATCTTAATATCACTCTTCAGCTGCCGGCTGATGAAGGTGATATCGCAACCACTCAAGCTGAAGGCGAAGCAAGATATGCGGCATTGTTTACAAAAAGCCAGACCTATTATGACATGGGCATTAAGCCTTTCCGGATTAGTGAATCCCTGTACAGGGCCAGGCTGACTTCTATCGGGATGGGAATATCACCGGTAGTAAACGTTGTCATCACCCAGCCTGCAGCTGATGTCATCGCCAGCGCCGGTGATCTGCTCGTTGCCGGGACAATAAACGTCACAGTGGAAAGGGTGGCATAAATGAGCTTTGGAGAATACATTTGGTCTCTTCTTCCTTTGCCGTTTCGGAAGGTGGGTTCTGACATCTATCTATTGTTTCAGGCAATCGGGGCAAAACTGGAGGAATTAAAACAAGCATTTTTTCAGATCCGCCGGGCCTGGATAATAGATACTGCTCCCGGATGGGCGCTGGATCTCCACGGCATGGACAGGAGGATGCCCCGGCTGCCGGGGGAGTCGGATGATGTGTACCGGCTTCGGCTGCAGTCGGCCAGGACTATCTACGCCATGGGCGGTACGGATACTGGACTAATAGAATCCTTAGCCCAGATTGGATTTACAGCTACCATCTATAACCTATACAATGAGGATCCGCTTAGATGGGCTGAAATGAACATAACGGCGCAAGGCAACATCAGCCAGCCTCTTTCTCTGCCTACGATTGAGTCATTAAAAAAGACCTTAAAGGTGACAAAGGCCGCCCATGCGAAGATAGCGATACTGATATTGAGTTACAGGATTAGCACTAGACAGAATTATCGAGCTAAGGGCACTGAGACCATGGTATTTAATCAGAAAGTAAGTTATCCACCTGGTAATATCATATTAGACGGCAGTAAGGTTTTGGATGGCAGCTGGCAACTTAACTCCAAGTCTGCAGCTATAACAATTACATCAATCCCTGTATAGGAAGGGGGCAATGAGATGTCTTATTATATTGTGACAACGACAAACGCCAGGAATAAGCTGGCACGGGCAAGAAAAGGGGAAATCCCAATACCAACAATCACTAATATGGTGTTTGGCACCGGCGGACATAACCCCGGGGACACAAATACTCCAGTCCCGCCTACTCCGGATGATACAGCGCTGGAAACCCAGGTTTTATCCAAAGCAGTGACCCAGACAATCATCAATCAGACCACATTGAGGCATATGGCCGAGATACTTGATAGCGACAACCTCAACGGTACAATTATTACCGAGGCTGGGCTTATTGATAATGATGGTGACCTGGTTGTCAGGGCCACTTTTTCAGGGAAGCTTAAAGAAGCTGGATTCAACCTGAGACATGAAATTGATGAATTATTCTAAGGGGTGATGAATTATGACCGACATGATAGG
This window encodes:
- a CDS encoding DUF2590 family protein, with product MSNEQLGTDISLVDMDFVVKADGDIDMVSGRECLAQDLKHMVLSDAGIQQYLKDEATEINKLDFQQAIVMLLETDPRVVPGTAACEVSTWERDNIQATASFQPIDDGNPMNLVLGYDLTGFTVEVLTGG
- a CDS encoding baseplate J/gp47 family protein, whose protein sequence is MVDWKAILGWKDKTTLEAEVYESYRQSGGKVTNFNAYGVFRRLVGACLQGVADLWNLLLIVIPQGFASTASGTWLDRKCADVGITRFAAVKTQGNLIFGRNSTTGNVRIQPGVMIKTEVLPDGKELRYIATNTESIILPDGNAEISVPVIAEYAGSAYNVGAGKITQLVTYVSGIDYVTNNADWITQEGTDEETDEALRERYQLKWEELSEGGTDAAYISWARSIAGVRDVSVDSDHPRGQGTVDVTIASESGAPTQNLIDQVQAYIDTKKPNVANVLVKGSNQVPVNLNITLQLPADEGDIATTQAEGEARYAALFTKSQTYYDMGIKPFRISESLYRARLTSIGMGISPVVNVVITQPAADVIASAGDLLVAGTINVTVERVA
- a CDS encoding phage tail protein, which codes for MSFGEYIWSLLPLPFRKVGSDIYLLFQAIGAKLEELKQAFFQIRRAWIIDTAPGWALDLHGMDRRMPRLPGESDDVYRLRLQSARTIYAMGGTDTGLIESLAQIGFTATIYNLYNEDPLRWAEMNITAQGNISQPLSLPTIESLKKTLKVTKAAHAKIAILILSYRISTRQNYRAKGTETMVFNQKVSYPPGNIILDGSKVLDGSWQLNSKSAAITITSIPV
- a CDS encoding phage tail protein, giving the protein MSYYIVTTTNARNKLARARKGEIPIPTITNMVFGTGGHNPGDTNTPVPPTPDDTALETQVLSKAVTQTIINQTTLRHMAEILDSDNLNGTIITEAGLIDNDGDLVVRATFSGKLKEAGFNLRHEIDELF